DNA from Drosophila suzukii chromosome 2R, CBGP_Dsuzu_IsoJpt1.0, whole genome shotgun sequence:
CTTTGGCGCTTTCTGGAGCTCCTTCTCCTTGTTCTTGATATCCTGCTCCCACGAATACAGGTCCTTCACGGAGTTCTCATACTCCTTTGCATTCTGGCGCACCTGGCGCTGCAATTCGAATGCCTTTTCTTGCCCACTCATGCTGGTTTCTTTGTCAATTGGCCAAACGAAATATTAAAATCCACTAGTtccaaacaaataaattatcgAAGACCAAGCCGTGCCGATTCCTCATATAAACCTATCGATAAGCACCTCATAGAAATGCGAAACTAGCCATTTTTAGCGATTTCGAAAACGgactaaaaaataataataaatatcaattataaataaaaactaaaaacaataaaaaaaacatatcATGGGACATGTTCCGGGCAGCCGCATTCCGCCAGCCCGTGCCACTTCGCGGAATTCCTCCCCGTACTCTGGAAAGGAAAGTAAGGTAAAAGCTGTTCTTTATGAATAATAATACGTCACCTCCACGGCCCATCACCTCCTTTCCAGTACAGCAGGAGCTTATTATCAAAGATCAAACCGGGTAGCCCGCTCCTGGCGGCCACAGAGCGCCACTTGGACAATTCTGACAATTTATGTTAGTTTTatgttaattatttaatttgtataaGAGATGCCATACCCCGTTCCTCGCATATTTCCCGGCCCTCTTCCATTCGCACACGTCCCTAAACAACCACCTGGACACCAGGGTCCAGAGGAACAACATCTTGGAGTGCCCCCGTGCAAGTTTGTGTTCACCAGCCGCAGGCAATACACTAACCATGTTGTGGCGTTGCACGATGCCATGGAAGTTAAAAAGTCATATATCTGTAACATCATATCACTACATTTATTAAATATCTAATAAAATATCTTTATTTCAAGGGCTGCTCCAGAGCGATGGCATTTGAGAACAACGCACTCATGCGTCATATTACATCGTCGACTCCGCTAGTGGCGAAAAATCTTAGGACAGCAGCCTCCATCGAATCATCTGCCCTCCTGAAGCGAGCATTCATCCCATCCACCTCCGCTCGAGGTGGCGACGAATGGCGACGAAAGTCCTTGGATAGGACCACCGCCCAAAGTGGACCTCGTATGCCCGCTCCATTGTCCTGTTTCGAACGCCATGGGTCTCGGGAAACCACCGGAGCATGTGGCTTATGTCCTACAAGCGCGGGACTGTCCACCTGCCCATCGCGAAGCTGTTCATTGAGCAGCCGTCCGAAATGAAGGCCACCATGTTCTGCAGCATGCTGTCGTGTTCCAATCTCTCCATCACCTAGTTGAAGTGGTGTTAAACAGCTTAATATAAGAAACTttagttctaccacttttggaaaaactcgctAGTTTAAAAGGAAAGCAGCTATAAATAGCTCAATTTCGTACACCCGTTAACTTGTGAACTACAAAAGCTACAAGCTACGAtctacaaaaaaaatacactATCTAAACTTTTTACATTCGGCACGCTGCAATTTAATATGCCTGTGTTTAGCTGTGCGATTTTGATAAAGCGTGTCGAATGATAAAAATTTtgaatgtttatttatttaattgatatAAGAACTTTTTGTTGGATGAAGGTGCGTTCGTCCCTAAATTTATACctagttaagaggtgtttttatAGGGTTTGATTTTGCCGCAATTAATTCATAACTTACTTTAAAAGGTGCCCTTTTTAACGAGGTACCGTGTAAGTTGGCACACTCTCTGTGAAAGTTGTAATAAGTTATAGAAAATTAGCGTCGAATGATTGTTATGGTTATTTACCATAACGTTTCTGGATTAAACGGATTTTTATAAATCTTTTTAACGCCCCACACTGTAAAGcaattttcttaaaaactatggctttgattttgataaaattttcACAGGACACTCTTTAGATGATCCCCAATCTGTCCATGTACCGTGCATATTGGCACATTCTCTATGAATGGAGCCTTatgtaattttaaaaatcataGGTTGGTACACGATAGGTGATTTTCACAAAACATGTGggtttgattttattgaaaCTTTCTGAAAAGAAGCTGGAATCACCGTTAAATAGCCTGGCTTAGTGCTCATATTGGCACATTCTCTGTGAAGGTAGAATTTAACAAAACTGTGGGTACACGATTTTTCAAATCCATTTTCGGATGTGCTCCAAACGTACCTACCTTCCTTTCTaaaaaattgcattttaaatgtttGGTTTGGTCCCCAAATAGCGagcaaatttaaaaaagaaccCTCATGTTCCAAATTCCACCATTCCACTTTTGTTGACGGACATAGACCTGCCAATCTATTTTAACGGCCAGTGTTGCCAGACTGGCTGGGAGTTAAAAAGCCCAGAATCGAATCAGCTGTTTTGTGTTATCATAAATTTGTTTTGATAAACTTCGGTTCAAATTATGGTTTTAGTCTACACAATACATTAGGTTACAATGCTGAGGTTGTGTCTACCTTCGCGAGTTGGAGTATCAGGTTCCGGTTCCTTTGGGCGTAAGTAAGGACTCGCCGTTTATAGTGTTGTTatataaagtaaatattttccCACTGCGTAGTTTTTCCcaggaaaaatttaaaaaaccaGAAACGCACTATGAAGTTTTGAATGTACGCAACGACTGCAGCACCCGAGAAGTTCGCAATGCCTTTGTGCAGCTCTCCAAATTGGTGGGTACTTTTGTGGTCACCCAAAGCATTGGTTAAAACCACAGTTTCTTTCAGTATCATCCAGATGTCAAGAGCAATGCTGTGAGTCCCGAGAGAACGGCGCGATTTGTTCAGATTTCCGAGGCCTATAGAACCCTGATAAAGCCGCAAAGGCGCCGAGACTACGATGACAGCCTGCTGTGGGAGCCACCTCGCTCGGATCGCAGTCCCGTGGGCGAAACAGTCAATCCCGGCCAGGCGTGGGATGTGAGACCCAACTATGATCCCAACCCAGGACCGTATTATGGCATACGCGGTCTCAAGAGGGTCTCCAACTGGCAGGTTGTCTTAGTTCTAATGGCCCTAGGCGTTTTTGGTGCCGTTTTCGGCTTTACCTCAGTCAAGTGAGTGTTCATCTCACGCAGTTCCGCTGAAGAAACCACTAAAAACAAACCCAAACAGGACCTCCTTTCAACTGAGTCGCCAGATCCAGGACGAAATCTCAGCAGAAGCGAATTCCCACCATGCTGCTGTTGTGGCCGACGCCCAGAAG
Protein-coding regions in this window:
- the DnaJ-60 gene encoding dnaJ-like protein 60, whose amino-acid sequence is MLRLCLPSRVGVSGSGSFGRNFSQEKFKKPETHYEVLNVRNDCSTREVRNAFVQLSKLYHPDVKSNAVSPERTARFVQISEAYRTLIKPQRRRDYDDSLLWEPPRSDRSPVGETVNPGQAWDVRPNYDPNPGPYYGIRGLKRVSNWQVVLVLMALGVFGAVFGFTSVKTSFQLSRQIQDEISAEANSHHAAVVADAQKYGNEEQVRRMVDRMSRSPFNQSSAK